A DNA window from Haloarchaeobius amylolyticus contains the following coding sequences:
- a CDS encoding SWIM zinc finger family protein, with protein MSTNPLSKLKYLTRVGKRAQYEAFEFELTPAGVRIRNCSHANPSEHEYLVTVDDGVPSSCTCPANANYDGACKHRIAVAIRQPVLESATQNQLVADGGTRPAKSSVDSEDSSSLEDCDCDSLTDGFPCWPCYRDEKRDFENE; from the coding sequence ATGTCGACAAACCCACTCTCCAAACTGAAATACCTGACCCGCGTCGGGAAGCGAGCACAGTACGAAGCCTTCGAGTTCGAACTCACGCCGGCAGGCGTTCGCATCCGAAACTGCAGCCACGCGAACCCGAGTGAACACGAATACCTCGTCACCGTCGACGACGGTGTTCCATCATCGTGCACCTGCCCTGCCAACGCGAACTACGACGGGGCCTGTAAGCACCGTATCGCCGTCGCGATCAGACAGCCAGTCCTCGAATCAGCTACCCAGAACCAACTAGTCGCTGACGGCGGGACGCGGCCTGCAAAGTCCTCGGTTGACTCCGAGGACAGCTCTTCACTAGAGGATTGTGACTGCGACAGTCTCACCGACGGCTTCCCCTGCTGGCCGTGTTACCGCGATGAAAAGCGAGACTTCGAGAACGAATAG
- a CDS encoding DUF6610 family protein codes for MSIHKLPEAGSDSTSKTIADARQADYVAFLHRVPFAIDALNLGFLTGFREDCSYQQQRFDRLDLPVGMLDNDFRNPNLNRYIERVCEHEPRVGVIGDAYDAAKAETYVQTVRELQETVPKTEFIIVPKCREAIDAIPDDIVLGYSRGYADILTHEFSDFMDWRGRRVHILGGSPPKQLHVIDQLTRPTLTGDSPADIVGLDWNGLHRGAQFGEFWTANGWSADGRDADHMTIRKTVRHSLGRVRTFWESQGVWPESTSPAERHRIEYQGPSPDDLRSDTCSECGGSVWSSDRAPYVAEYDTGDICGYCNYDCYFSHRHQNRLEEIVDERSVYLPPAS; via the coding sequence GTGTCCATACACAAGCTTCCAGAAGCAGGTAGCGACAGCACTTCGAAAACAATCGCTGATGCACGACAGGCAGACTACGTCGCGTTCCTCCACAGAGTTCCCTTCGCCATCGACGCCCTGAATCTCGGGTTTCTGACCGGATTTCGTGAAGATTGCTCGTACCAACAGCAGCGATTTGACCGACTTGACCTGCCTGTCGGGATGCTCGACAACGACTTCAGAAATCCCAACCTCAACCGGTACATCGAGCGCGTCTGTGAACACGAACCGAGAGTAGGCGTTATCGGTGACGCCTACGACGCCGCTAAAGCAGAGACGTACGTTCAGACCGTCAGGGAGCTCCAGGAGACAGTTCCAAAGACAGAGTTCATCATCGTCCCGAAATGCAGAGAAGCAATCGATGCGATTCCCGACGATATCGTCCTCGGGTACTCACGTGGTTACGCCGATATCCTAACGCACGAATTCTCGGACTTCATGGACTGGCGTGGTCGTCGCGTTCACATCCTCGGTGGAAGTCCGCCCAAACAACTCCACGTCATTGACCAGCTCACCCGGCCAACCCTCACGGGTGATTCTCCCGCTGACATCGTCGGACTTGACTGGAACGGTCTGCATCGCGGTGCGCAATTCGGTGAGTTCTGGACAGCGAACGGATGGAGCGCTGACGGTCGCGATGCGGATCACATGACGATACGAAAGACCGTCCGACACAGTCTCGGGCGGGTTCGTACGTTCTGGGAATCTCAGGGGGTCTGGCCGGAATCCACCTCTCCAGCGGAACGTCATCGTATCGAGTACCAAGGACCGTCCCCTGACGACCTTCGCAGCGATACCTGCTCTGAGTGCGGTGGAAGTGTCTGGTCGTCGGACCGCGCTCCCTACGTCGCTGAATACGACACCGGCGACATCTGTGGATACTGCAACTACGACTGCTACTTCTCCCACCGCCACCAGAACCGGCTCGAAGAAATCGTCGACGAGCGAAGCGTGTATCTCCCACCAGCCAGCTGA
- a CDS encoding DNA-binding protein, with translation MPEDASAILNALDRAEDAFGGYTTGEPDYEAHLDPEANQPSVIQLRKACRLLDACRTLREHDGYHTSVIEMSFAAIERTLEFYALSASNDSVNDFQNHTRAYNRAAALGVFSEQTARRLQTLYTDNRSAAYYRDTVATAEQADMMFSLAETIHEHVKNFSQQSYECCCNG, from the coding sequence ATGCCTGAGGATGCGTCGGCTATACTCAACGCGCTGGATCGAGCTGAGGACGCATTCGGCGGCTACACGACCGGTGAACCCGACTACGAGGCACACCTCGACCCGGAGGCGAACCAACCATCGGTCATACAGCTTCGAAAGGCATGCCGTCTTCTCGATGCGTGCCGCACTCTCCGTGAACACGATGGCTACCATACGAGTGTGATCGAAATGTCGTTCGCCGCCATCGAGCGGACCCTGGAATTCTACGCCCTCTCTGCGTCGAACGACTCGGTCAACGACTTTCAGAACCATACGCGTGCCTACAACCGCGCCGCGGCGCTTGGTGTCTTCTCCGAGCAGACGGCTCGCCGTCTCCAGACGCTCTACACGGATAATCGATCGGCAGCGTATTATCGCGATACGGTTGCAACCGCTGAGCAGGCCGACATGATGTTCAGTCTTGCCGAAACGATCCATGAGCACGTGAAGAACTTTAGCCAGCAGTCGTACGAGTGTTGCTGCAATGGTTGA
- a CDS encoding nucleotidyltransferase domain-containing protein — translation MAKQNRSDDGPSRSNEAAAIQLPVPALNPELFRHKATNDILRLLLDNPYETFTIRELSRLTDHSTYSIKSAVDVLEDNDLVTAESEGNRRPVGINRTRVSKPDDPVLRVPQPEFHVPIRTALDRLQAELDDVRGVLVFGSVARGQADRQSDIDLWVLVADSRGEQHRANEIATELGQERFDGERYEFQVMVESIESAQGYADRLTDIFTDAITLHESEALRKLKKDVLSNA, via the coding sequence ATGGCAAAACAGAATCGCTCGGATGACGGGCCCTCAAGGTCGAACGAGGCAGCAGCTATTCAGCTTCCAGTCCCGGCACTGAATCCGGAGCTCTTTCGACATAAAGCTACAAACGATATCCTTCGACTGCTCCTCGATAACCCATACGAGACGTTCACGATCCGCGAGTTGAGCCGGCTCACCGATCATTCGACGTATTCAATCAAGAGTGCTGTCGATGTACTCGAGGACAACGACCTAGTAACTGCAGAGTCCGAAGGCAATCGACGGCCAGTCGGGATCAATCGAACCCGAGTGAGCAAGCCGGATGATCCTGTCCTTCGGGTTCCGCAACCGGAGTTTCACGTGCCTATCCGAACGGCACTTGATCGACTCCAGGCTGAACTGGACGACGTCCGAGGGGTCCTCGTGTTCGGGAGCGTTGCCCGCGGACAGGCGGACAGGCAGAGCGATATCGATCTGTGGGTGTTGGTCGCGGATTCCCGCGGCGAGCAGCATCGAGCGAACGAAATCGCGACGGAACTCGGTCAGGAACGGTTCGATGGGGAGCGATACGAGTTCCAGGTGATGGTTGAGTCAATTGAGTCGGCCCAGGGCTATGCTGACCGCCTTACAGATATTTTTACGGATGCCATCACGCTCCACGAGAGCGAGGCGCTCCGGAAGCTCAAGAAGGACGTGTTGTCCAATGCCTGA